Proteins encoded within one genomic window of Hevea brasiliensis isolate MT/VB/25A 57/8 chromosome 8, ASM3005281v1, whole genome shotgun sequence:
- the LOC110672098 gene encoding protein FAR1-RELATED SEQUENCE 3 isoform X1, protein MDVEVVDVEGNKGDDHMMVNADSNKSEKLNVTEDSSEVMVGNQDDDGSALPRVGMEFESEDVAKAFYDAYARRMGFSSHVGQFNRAKPDGPIVTWDFACSREVLKRRNFECCNAMLRIERKNSDTWVVTKFVEDHNHSMVIPSKVHYLRPRRHFAGATKNVTETLDATSDVYVSIEGNHVSNEQNRVRNVSLGEPNHPVRNVVHAPMNYVSPPSRKRNLGRDAQNLLNYFQKMQAENPGFYYAIQLDDDNRMTNVFWTDARSRMAYSHFGDAVVFDTMYRPNQYQVPFAPFTGVNHHGQMVLFGCALLLDESESSFTWLFRTWLSAMNDRPPVSLTTDQDRAIQMAVAQVLPDTRHCICKWHILREGQERLSHIYLSHPSFYGELYSCINFSETIEDFESSWGSLLDKYDLQKNEWLQAVYNARKQWAPVYFRGTFFAALSSNQGVSSFFDGYVNQQTTIPLFFKQYERALEHSLEKEIEADYDTICTTPVLKTPSPMEQQAANLYTKKVFAKFQEELVETFVYTANNIEGDGVVSKYRVAKYEHDDKAYIVTLNISEMKASCSCQMFEYCGILCRHILTVFTVTNVLTLPSHYILKRWKRSANSWVGLEERSADLQAIETLTSRFNNLCMEAIKYAEEGSIAVETYNLAISALREGVKKIAAMKKNVANVASPSSQGSGNSLEETNKKIPFSVPEMVPSMWHWQDAMPHQFNLNDVGVPVTDLNQPSMAPVSIHRDGGLPDNTVVLTYFKSMTWVIENKTSTPAGKVAVINLKLQDYGKNPSGETEVQFRLTRVTLEPMLRSMAHISQQLSTPVNRVAVINLKLQDTKITTGETEVKFQVSRDTLASMLRSMAYIREQL, encoded by the exons ATGGATGTTGAGGTGGTAGATGTTGAAGGGAATAAAGGAGACGATCATATGATGGTAAATGCTGATTCCAATAAGTCTGAGAAACTTAATGTAACTGAAGATTCTTCAGAAGTAATGGTTGGAAATCAGGATGATGATGGAAGTGCTTTACCACGTGTGGGTATGGAGTTTGAATCAGAGGATGTTGCCAAGGCATTCTATGATGCATATGCCAGGCGTATGGGATTTAGCTCTCATGTTGGTCAATTTAATCGCGCTAAGCCTGATGGGCCGATTGTAACTTGGGATTTTGCATGTTCCCGAGAGGTGCTTAAAAGAAGGAATTTTGAGTGCTGCAATGCCATGCTTAggatagagagaaagaattcagACACTTGGGTTGTGACAAAATTTGTAGAGGACCATAACCATTCTATGGTGATTCCTAGTAAGGTTCATTACCTTCGACCTCGTAGGCATTTTGCTGGTGCTACAAAGAATGTGACTGAAACACTAGATGCCACTAGTGATGTTTATGTTTCTATTGAGGGGAATCATGTATCTAATGAACAAAATCGTGTTAGGAATGTATCCCTTGGAGAACCTAATCACCCAGTTAGGAATGTTGTGCATGCACCTATGAATTATGTGAGTCCTCCTAGCAGAAAAAGGAACCTTGGAAGAGATGCACAAAATCTTTTGAACTATTTCCAGAAAATGCAGGCTGAGAACCCTGGCTTCTATTATGCAATACAACTAGATGATGATAATCGCATGACTAATGTCTTCTGGACTGATGCAAGATCAAGGATGGCTTATAGTCACTTTGGCGATGCTGTTGTTTTTGACACAATGTATAGACCAAATCAATATCAGGTCCCATTTGCTCCTTTCACAGGTGTTAATCATCATGGTCAGATGGTATTATTCGGCTGTGCATTGCTTCTAGATGAGTCTGAGTCTTCCTTTACTTGGCTATTTAGGACATGGCTATCTGCAATGAATGACCGACCTCCTGTTTCTCTTACCACTGACCAAGATAGAGCCATACAAATGGCAGTTGCTCAGGTGCTTCCAGATACTCGCCATTGTATCTGCAAGTGGCACATCTTGAGGGAAGGCCAAGAAAGGTTGTCTCACATATACCTTTCTCATCCATCCTTTTATGGAGAGCTGTATAGCTGCATTAATTTTTCTGAGACAATTGAGGATTTTGAATCGTCATGGGGCAGTCTTTTGGATAAATATGATCTCCAGAAAAATGAGTGGCTTCAGGCTGTGTATAATGCTCGCAAACAGTGGGCACCAGTTTATTTTCGTGGCACTTTCTTTGCTGCACTTTCTTCAAACCAAGGGGTCAGCTCTTTTTTTGATGGGTATGTAAATCAACAAACCACAATACCTCTGTTTTTTAAGCAGTATGAAAGAGCTCTTGAGCATTCTCTAGAAAAAGAAATAGAAGCAGATTATGATACAATTTGCACCACTCCAGTGCTTAAGACGCCATCACCAATGGAACAACAGGCAGCAAACCTCTATACCAAGAAAGTGTTTGCAAAGTTTCAGGAAGAACTAGTTGAAACTTTTGTATATACAGCAAATAACATAGAGGGTGATGGGGTTGTGAGTAAATATAGGGTTGCAAAATATGAACATGATGACAAGGCATACATAGTGACATTGAACATTTCTGAGATGAAGGCAAGTTGCAGTTGCCAGATGTTTGAATACTGTGGCATTCTCTGTCGGCATATATTAACTGTATTCACTGTAACCAATGTTCTTACCCTTCCATCCCACTACATATTGAAAAGATGGAAAAGGAGTGCCAATTCTTGGGTTGGGTTAGAGGAACGAAGTGCAGATCTCCAAGCTATTGAAACCCTGACCTCACGCTTTAACAATCTATGTATGGAAGCTATTAAATATGCAGAAGAAGGGTCAATTGCTGTTGAGACCTATAATTTGGCAATCAGTGCTTTAAGAGAGGGTGTGAAAAAGATTGCTGCTATGAAGAAAAATGTTGCTAATGTTGCATCTCCTAGCTCTCAGGGCAGTGGTAACAGTCTGGAAGAAACTAACAAGAAAATCCCCTTTTCAGTTCCTGAAATGGTTCCATCAATGTGGCACTGGCAGGATGCTATGCCACATCAGTTTAATCTTAATGATGTGGGAGTACCTGTTACTGATTTGAACCAGCCCAGCATGGCTCCTGTGTCTATCCACCGTGATGGTGGTCTTCCTGATAACACG GTggttcttacttattttaagtccatGACTTGGGTAATAGAGAATAAGACTTCAACGCCAGCTGGAAAAGTAGCTGTCATCAACTTGAAG
- the LOC110672098 gene encoding protein FAR1-RELATED SEQUENCE 3 isoform X2, translating into MDVEVVDVEGNKGDDHMMVNADSNKSEKLNVTEDSSEVMVGNQDDDGSALPRVGMEFESEDVAKAFYDAYARRMGFSSHVGQFNRAKPDGPIVTWDFACSREVLKRRNFECCNAMLRIERKNSDTWVVTKFVEDHNHSMVIPSKVHYLRPRRHFAGATKNVTETLDATSDVYVSIEGNHVSNEQNRVRNVSLGEPNHPVRNVVHAPMNYVSPPSRKRNLGRDAQNLLNYFQKMQAENPGFYYAIQLDDDNRMTNVFWTDARSRMAYSHFGDAVVFDTMYRPNQYQVPFAPFTGVNHHGQMVLFGCALLLDESESSFTWLFRTWLSAMNDRPPVSLTTDQDRAIQMAVAQVLPDTRHCICKWHILREGQERLSHIYLSHPSFYGELYSCINFSETIEDFESSWGSLLDKYDLQKNEWLQAVYNARKQWAPVYFRGTFFAALSSNQGVSSFFDGYVNQQTTIPLFFKQYERALEHSLEKEIEADYDTICTTPVLKTPSPMEQQAANLYTKKVFAKFQEELVETFVYTANNIEGDGVVSKYRVAKYEHDDKAYIVTLNISEMKASCSCQMFEYCGILCRHILTVFTVTNVLTLPSHYILKRWKRSANSWVGLEERSADLQAIETLTSRFNNLCMEAIKYAEEGSIAVETYNLAISALREGVKKIAAMKKNVANVASPSSQGSGNSLEETNKKIPFSVPEMVPSMWHWQDAMPHQFNLNDVGVPVTDLNQPSMAPVSIHRDGGLPDNTVVLTYFKSMTWVIENKTSTPAGKVAVINLKLQDTKITTGETEVKFQVSRDTLASMLRSMAYIREQL; encoded by the exons ATGGATGTTGAGGTGGTAGATGTTGAAGGGAATAAAGGAGACGATCATATGATGGTAAATGCTGATTCCAATAAGTCTGAGAAACTTAATGTAACTGAAGATTCTTCAGAAGTAATGGTTGGAAATCAGGATGATGATGGAAGTGCTTTACCACGTGTGGGTATGGAGTTTGAATCAGAGGATGTTGCCAAGGCATTCTATGATGCATATGCCAGGCGTATGGGATTTAGCTCTCATGTTGGTCAATTTAATCGCGCTAAGCCTGATGGGCCGATTGTAACTTGGGATTTTGCATGTTCCCGAGAGGTGCTTAAAAGAAGGAATTTTGAGTGCTGCAATGCCATGCTTAggatagagagaaagaattcagACACTTGGGTTGTGACAAAATTTGTAGAGGACCATAACCATTCTATGGTGATTCCTAGTAAGGTTCATTACCTTCGACCTCGTAGGCATTTTGCTGGTGCTACAAAGAATGTGACTGAAACACTAGATGCCACTAGTGATGTTTATGTTTCTATTGAGGGGAATCATGTATCTAATGAACAAAATCGTGTTAGGAATGTATCCCTTGGAGAACCTAATCACCCAGTTAGGAATGTTGTGCATGCACCTATGAATTATGTGAGTCCTCCTAGCAGAAAAAGGAACCTTGGAAGAGATGCACAAAATCTTTTGAACTATTTCCAGAAAATGCAGGCTGAGAACCCTGGCTTCTATTATGCAATACAACTAGATGATGATAATCGCATGACTAATGTCTTCTGGACTGATGCAAGATCAAGGATGGCTTATAGTCACTTTGGCGATGCTGTTGTTTTTGACACAATGTATAGACCAAATCAATATCAGGTCCCATTTGCTCCTTTCACAGGTGTTAATCATCATGGTCAGATGGTATTATTCGGCTGTGCATTGCTTCTAGATGAGTCTGAGTCTTCCTTTACTTGGCTATTTAGGACATGGCTATCTGCAATGAATGACCGACCTCCTGTTTCTCTTACCACTGACCAAGATAGAGCCATACAAATGGCAGTTGCTCAGGTGCTTCCAGATACTCGCCATTGTATCTGCAAGTGGCACATCTTGAGGGAAGGCCAAGAAAGGTTGTCTCACATATACCTTTCTCATCCATCCTTTTATGGAGAGCTGTATAGCTGCATTAATTTTTCTGAGACAATTGAGGATTTTGAATCGTCATGGGGCAGTCTTTTGGATAAATATGATCTCCAGAAAAATGAGTGGCTTCAGGCTGTGTATAATGCTCGCAAACAGTGGGCACCAGTTTATTTTCGTGGCACTTTCTTTGCTGCACTTTCTTCAAACCAAGGGGTCAGCTCTTTTTTTGATGGGTATGTAAATCAACAAACCACAATACCTCTGTTTTTTAAGCAGTATGAAAGAGCTCTTGAGCATTCTCTAGAAAAAGAAATAGAAGCAGATTATGATACAATTTGCACCACTCCAGTGCTTAAGACGCCATCACCAATGGAACAACAGGCAGCAAACCTCTATACCAAGAAAGTGTTTGCAAAGTTTCAGGAAGAACTAGTTGAAACTTTTGTATATACAGCAAATAACATAGAGGGTGATGGGGTTGTGAGTAAATATAGGGTTGCAAAATATGAACATGATGACAAGGCATACATAGTGACATTGAACATTTCTGAGATGAAGGCAAGTTGCAGTTGCCAGATGTTTGAATACTGTGGCATTCTCTGTCGGCATATATTAACTGTATTCACTGTAACCAATGTTCTTACCCTTCCATCCCACTACATATTGAAAAGATGGAAAAGGAGTGCCAATTCTTGGGTTGGGTTAGAGGAACGAAGTGCAGATCTCCAAGCTATTGAAACCCTGACCTCACGCTTTAACAATCTATGTATGGAAGCTATTAAATATGCAGAAGAAGGGTCAATTGCTGTTGAGACCTATAATTTGGCAATCAGTGCTTTAAGAGAGGGTGTGAAAAAGATTGCTGCTATGAAGAAAAATGTTGCTAATGTTGCATCTCCTAGCTCTCAGGGCAGTGGTAACAGTCTGGAAGAAACTAACAAGAAAATCCCCTTTTCAGTTCCTGAAATGGTTCCATCAATGTGGCACTGGCAGGATGCTATGCCACATCAGTTTAATCTTAATGATGTGGGAGTACCTGTTACTGATTTGAACCAGCCCAGCATGGCTCCTGTGTCTATCCACCGTGATGGTGGTCTTCCTGATAACACG GTggttcttacttattttaagtccatGACTTGGGTAATAGAGAATAAGACTTCAACGCCAGCTGGAAAAGTAGCTGTCATCAACTTGAAG